The sequence CCGAGTCTCCGGAATTGGGAACCAGAACGGAACTGAAAAACCTCAATTCATTTCGCTGGGTGGAGCGGGCGCTCGCCTATGAGATCGAACGACAGACAAAAATCATCGAGTCCGGACAAAAAGTCGAGCAGCTCACTCTTCTCTGGAACGAAAAGAAACAGATTGCCGAGCCGATGCGCTCTAAAGAAGAATCGCACGACTACAGGTACTTCCCCGAACCGGACCTGGTTAATCTTGTAATTGACGATGACTGGCTGAAAAGTATCAAAGTCAGCCTGCCGGAACTTCCCGAGCAGAGAGCGGCGCGCTTCGTCAAACAGTATCAAATTCCGGAATATGACGCCGGCGTGCTGACTTCCAGCCGGGGATTGGCGGACTTCTACGAAACGGTCATGAAAGGATACTCCGATGGGAAGACCGCCTCCAACTGGATTATGACCGAGATTATGCGGGTGCTCAACGAAGAGAAATCTGAAATTGAATCATTTCGTTTGACACCCCAGGCGACTGCGGAACTTCTGAATCTCGTCAAAGACGGCACCGTCTCCGGAAAGATCGCCAAGGAGATTTTTGCTGAGATGCTCGCCACCGGCCGGAGCGCCTCCGAAGTTTTATCGGCAAAGGGGTTGACACAGATTTCTGATTCTACTTTAATTAGCGAGGTAATAGAGAGGGTCCTGGCGCAGGACCGGGAGAATCTTCGCAAATATCTCTCCGGCAAGACCCAGATATTCGGTTATTTTGTCGGAGCGGTAATGAAGGAGACCAAAGGTAAAGCGAATCCGGCTCTGGTAAATAAACTATTGAAGGAAAAACTCGATGCCCTTGCCCGTTAATCTGGCGGTTTTCATATCCGGCGGCGGAAGTAACCTGCAGTCGTTGATTGACGCCGCCAAAGCGGGAAGATTGTCGGCGCGAATTGTGCTGGTGGTCTCCAGTCGCGCCGATGCTTTTGGTTTGGAGCGCGCCAGACGGGAAAAAATAGACACCGTTGTTTACAAAACCAAAGATTATCCCAGCCCGGAGGACGCCGAGAAAGATCTGCTGAAAATCCTGGAGTATTACCGTGTCGAACTTATCGCTTTGGCTGGATATCTGAAGATGATTCCGGTTTCTGTCATCAAGAAATATAAAGGCAGAATTACCAATATTCACCCGGCATTGCTGCCCAAATACGGTGGCAAAGGAATGTACGGCCATTATGTGCACGAGGCTGTCATTGCCTCGAAAGACAAGGAATCGGGGGCAACCGTTCATCTGGTGGATGAAATCTACGACCACGGAGAAATCCTGATGCAGGAAAGAGTGCCGGTCACGCCGGGCGATACGCCGGAGAGTTTGGCTGAAAGAGTTTTGAATGTCGAACACAAAATATATCCAATAGCCTTGGAACAATTAATTAGAGGAAAATTTGGTGATGGATAAGGTAATATTGAGCACCGACATTAAGGAGTACCCGGTTTTTTCCATGGGGAAAGTCCGCGATGTTTATGACCTGGGCGACCGGCTTCTGATTGTAACCACCGACCGCGTGTCGGCGTTTGACTGTGTTCTCCCCAATGGAATACCGGGGAAGGGAAAAGTGCTGACATCGATGTCGCTTTTCTGGTTTGAACTTATCAAAGATCTGGTTGACTCTCATCTTGTCACCGCCGATATCTCCCAATTCCCGGCCAATCTTCAAAAATATGCCGATATCCTCGAGGGCCGCTCTATGCTGGTGGTTAAAGCCAAACGAATTGATATTGAGTGCGTGGTGCGAGGATATATATCCGGCTCCCTGTGGAAAGAACTTCTGGAAGCGCGCCGGAAAGGAACTAATATGGTGCACGGATTCAGCTTCCCCCCGAATCTCAAGGAATCCGAGCAATTACCGGAACCGCTTTTCACTCCCGCCACGAAAGCGGAAGACGGGCATGATGAAAATATCTCTTTTGAGCAGATGATTAATGTCGTTGGCAGGGAGACGGCCGAACTCTGTCGCGACAAATCGCTTGCGATTTATAAGAAAGCTGCCGAGTACGCGCGGAGCCGGGGAATCATTATCGCCGATACCAAGTTCGAATTCGGATTCCACAACGGCAAGTTCATAATAATTGACGAAGTTCTGTCCCCCGATTCCTCCCGC is a genomic window of Candidatus Zixiibacteriota bacterium containing:
- the gatB gene encoding Asp-tRNA(Asn)/Glu-tRNA(Gln) amidotransferase subunit GatB, with the translated sequence MSARAENRGHFEAVIGLEVHAQLATSSKIFCGCRVEFGASPNSLTCPVCQGLPGALPVLNKKAVEYAVRMILATGGTVNQRSIFARKNYFYPDLPKGYQISQYETPLGIGGSLVIPASGGNDRKVIRLKRVHLEEDAGKSLHPEAGENYTRIDLNRCGTPLIEIVTEPDIKSPHEAYAYLVMLKQILQYLEICTGDMEKGHLRCDANISVRPAESPELGTRTELKNLNSFRWVERALAYEIERQTKIIESGQKVEQLTLLWNEKKQIAEPMRSKEESHDYRYFPEPDLVNLVIDDDWLKSIKVSLPELPEQRAARFVKQYQIPEYDAGVLTSSRGLADFYETVMKGYSDGKTASNWIMTEIMRVLNEEKSEIESFRLTPQATAELLNLVKDGTVSGKIAKEIFAEMLATGRSASEVLSAKGLTQISDSTLISEVIERVLAQDRENLRKYLSGKTQIFGYFVGAVMKETKGKANPALVNKLLKEKLDALAR
- the purN gene encoding phosphoribosylglycinamide formyltransferase — its product is MPLPVNLAVFISGGGSNLQSLIDAAKAGRLSARIVLVVSSRADAFGLERARREKIDTVVYKTKDYPSPEDAEKDLLKILEYYRVELIALAGYLKMIPVSVIKKYKGRITNIHPALLPKYGGKGMYGHYVHEAVIASKDKESGATVHLVDEIYDHGEILMQERVPVTPGDTPESLAERVLNVEHKIYPIALEQLIRGKFGDG
- a CDS encoding phosphoribosylaminoimidazolesuccinocarboxamide synthase, encoding MDKVILSTDIKEYPVFSMGKVRDVYDLGDRLLIVTTDRVSAFDCVLPNGIPGKGKVLTSMSLFWFELIKDLVDSHLVTADISQFPANLQKYADILEGRSMLVVKAKRIDIECVVRGYISGSLWKELLEARRKGTNMVHGFSFPPNLKESEQLPEPLFTPATKAEDGHDENISFEQMINVVGRETAELCRDKSLAIYKKAAEYARSRGIIIADTKFEFGFHNGKFIIIDEVLSPDSSRFWPVSQYVRGKGQPSFDKQFIRDYLAGLDWDKNPPAPPLPEEIILKSAEKYREAERLLIGR